A genomic window from Pseudomonas argentinensis includes:
- a CDS encoding deoxynucleotide monophosphate kinase yields the protein MKRVVGLAARARSGKDTAAAFLQQHPEVTAYALADPLKRGCQALFNLSDSQTWDDNAKEIRVGAWGLSPREFFQRVGTEWMRGHNLDHWLMRADREIYAQEAITPVPAEHLSNPDLPFILGAKAFFGMSDKQCWEDNDRMNVDPFWQMTPSQMIELVKTKALTDFPDFFAHYSAMPEQDINTSAFVTKPALNTQNKNIIIIKDIRFENEAAYIRKINGVIWHIVRKDAEPVNQHSSESGIAVQDMDTVIHNDGTIIEYRNKLDSAWASLSANARGEN from the coding sequence GCAGCAGCACCCAGAAGTGACTGCCTATGCCCTGGCAGACCCCCTCAAACGAGGTTGCCAAGCTCTCTTCAACCTATCTGATTCACAGACCTGGGATGATAACGCAAAGGAGATCAGGGTGGGTGCATGGGGCCTTTCGCCTAGGGAATTCTTCCAGCGAGTAGGCACCGAATGGATGAGGGGCCATAACTTAGATCACTGGTTGATGCGCGCAGACCGCGAGATCTACGCCCAAGAGGCAATCACACCAGTCCCTGCAGAGCACCTGTCCAATCCTGACCTTCCATTCATCCTTGGCGCCAAGGCGTTCTTCGGCATGAGCGACAAACAGTGCTGGGAAGATAACGACAGGATGAATGTCGATCCTTTCTGGCAGATGACACCCAGTCAAATGATTGAACTGGTAAAGACTAAAGCTTTAACCGACTTCCCTGACTTCTTTGCTCATTACAGCGCAATGCCAGAGCAAGATATCAACACATCTGCCTTTGTTACCAAACCCGCCCTTAACACTCAAAACAAAAACATCATTATCATCAAAGACATTCGCTTTGAGAACGAAGCGGCATATATCCGAAAAATCAATGGCGTGATCTGGCACATCGTCCGAAAAGATGCTGAGCCTGTAAATCAACACTCCTCGGAATCTGGAATTGCTGTGCAGGACATGGACACTGTCATTCACAATGACGGAACAATCATAGAGTATCGAAACAAGTTAGATAGCGCATGGGCTTCACTCTCTGCCAACGCGAGAGGCGAGAACTAA